Within Synechococcus sp. NB0720_010, the genomic segment TGGACGTCATCACCGCTTTGATAGGCCTTCACCAGCACCTCCTCGCCGGAGAGGTGGGCCAGGATCCGCAGCTCGATCTGGGAGTAGTCGGCGCTGATCAAGGTCCAGCCGGCCTCCGGCAGGAAGGCCTTGCGAATCCGCCGAGAGAACTCCGTGCGTACGGGAATGTTCTGCAGGTTGGGGTTGCTGCTGGAGAGCCGTCCGGTGGCGGTGACGGCTTGGTTGAAGTCCGTGTGAACCCGTCCGGTTTCCGCCTCCATCAGGGCGGGAAGGGCATCGACATAGGTGCTCTTGAGCTTGCTCAAGGTGCGGTGCTCCAGCACCAGGGGCACCACCGGGTGGGCGTCCTCCAGCTTCTCGAGCACCGTCGCGTCGGTGCTCCAGCCGGTCTTGGTCTTGCGCGACTTCTTGCGATCGAGCCCGAGGGTGTCAAAGAGCAGCTCACCGAGCTGCTTCGGTGAGGCCAGGTTGAAGTCCGTGCCGGCGGCCTGCTTGGCGTCGCTCTCCAGTCGCTCGAGGGTGGTCTTGAGTTCCCGGCTGAGTTCGCCGAGGTAGTCGGTGTCGATGCGAATGCCGGTGGCTTCCATTAGGGCCAGCACCGGCTCCAGGGGCAGCTCCACCTGATCGAGCAGCGCCGTGAGGGGTTCACCCAGGAGCTCAAGTTGGCCGCGCAGCAGTGGGGTCAGGCGGTAGGTGACATGGACATCCATGCCGCAGTAGAGGGCGGCCTGGGCCATGGGGACGGCCGAGAAGTTGGAGCCCTTGGGGACCAGCTCGCTGTAGCTGGTGGGTAGGAAGCCGAAATTCCGCTGGGCCAGCAGCTCGAGGCCGTGCTTGGCGTTGGCATCCCGCAGGTAATCCGCCAGGAGGGTGTCCATGACAACGCCCGCCAGGGGCAGACCATGGCGCAGCAGGATCAGCCGGTCGTACTTGGCGTTCTGCAGCGTTTTGGGGTGCGCGGCGCTGCTGAGCCAGGGAGCCAACGCCCCCAGTACTTGGTCGAGGGGGAGTTGCGCTGGATCGCTCAGTTCCGCTTGATGTCCCAGGGGGATGTAGGCCAGCTGATCGAGCCCCTCGCCCCAGCAGACTCCGAGGCCAACCAGTTCGGCCTGGAAGGGGTTGAGGCTGGTGGTTTCAGTGTCCAGTGCCACAGGGCTCTGGCGGTCGCAGCAGCCCAGGAGCCTCTGCACCAAGGCCTCGAGTGCCTCGCTACTGGTGATCAGTTGGGGCGTAAGGGCCGGCGGCGCAGCGTCGCGGGCGTCTCCGTTATCGGCGGCCGGATCGCTGAGCGCTTCGGCTTTTGCTTCTGCTTTGGCTTCGGGTTCGGCGGCGGCGACGGCCGGGGGTGGTTCGTTGGAGAAGACCGTGGCGAAGCTGTTGACCTGGCGCCGCAGGCTGAAGAGTTCCAGTTCCTCCAGGCTTTCGGCGAGGGAGTCGCTCTTGACCGCACCGAGGGGCAGACGCGGGTCCGTCGGCAGCGGAATGTCCACC encodes:
- the polA gene encoding DNA polymerase I, which translates into the protein MTGGTTLKPLLLLVDGHSLAFRSFYAFSKGGEGGLSTKEGIPTSVTYGFLKALLDNCKGLAPQGVVIAFDTAEPTFRHEADEAYKAHRDVAPEHFFQDLGNLQQILEQSLDIPLCMAPGYEADDVLGTLANRAANDGWRVRILSGDRDLFQLVDDERDIAVLYMGGGPYAKSSGPLEIRRDGVVAKLGVTPEEVVDLKALTGDSSDNIPGVKGVGPKTAINLLQAYGDLDGIYAALEQLEAAGPKAKDPKGALKGALLGKLSTDKENAYRSRMLAEILVDIPLPTDPRLPLGAVKSDSLAESLEELELFSLRRQVNSFATVFSNEPPPAVAAAEPEAKAEAKAEALSDPAADNGDARDAAPPALTPQLITSSEALEALVQRLLGCCDRQSPVALDTETTSLNPFQAELVGLGVCWGEGLDQLAYIPLGHQAELSDPAQLPLDQVLGALAPWLSSAAHPKTLQNAKYDRLILLRHGLPLAGVVMDTLLADYLRDANAKHGLELLAQRNFGFLPTSYSELVPKGSNFSAVPMAQAALYCGMDVHVTYRLTPLLRGQLELLGEPLTALLDQVELPLEPVLALMEATGIRIDTDYLGELSRELKTTLERLESDAKQAAGTDFNLASPKQLGELLFDTLGLDRKKSRKTKTGWSTDATVLEKLEDAHPVVPLVLEHRTLSKLKSTYVDALPALMEAETGRVHTDFNQAVTATGRLSSSNPNLQNIPVRTEFSRRIRKAFLPEAGWTLISADYSQIELRILAHLSGEEVLVKAYQSGDDVHALTARLLFEKDEVSSDERRLGKTINFGVIYGMGVQRFARETGVSQAEAKEFLSKYKQRYPKVFAFLELQERLALSRGYVETILGRRRPFAFDPSGLGRHLGKDPLEIELDVARRGGMEAQQLRAAANAPIQGSSADIIKLAMVQLQQRLTESALPARLLLQVHDELVLEAAPEALETVLNLTRETMERAVTLSVPLVVETGVGPNWMEAK